A window of the Arachis duranensis cultivar V14167 chromosome 5, aradu.V14167.gnm2.J7QH, whole genome shotgun sequence genome harbors these coding sequences:
- the LOC107490886 gene encoding uncharacterized protein LOC107490886, which translates to MEVALGPGDQARGAGAEGAASVASLRGRRRSPQQHTEQHTRTRPFGGTGGDSAIIMQELRHRVQNLERQLADQERDGRTTDPSYTPSPESEEGNSHQSRPRRTSASRTEAESTREESPIPRRRNDTIIYSRGRLTRRAARDREDEERRSARTRQPVIMGATPFHRSILEVRLLKHFDKPTDMRYDGIQDPLEHLTAFEARMNLEGVGDEVRCRAFPVTLAGPAIRWFNGLPQGSIYSFSDISRAFLAQFTTRIAKAKHPINLLGVTQRQGEPTRRYLDRFNDECLEIDGLTDSVASLCLTNGLLNENFRKHLTTKPVWTMHEIQTVAKEYINDEEVSRVVAANKRQSSYNQPRQQGNGERLKEQTREEAPNKAPRTFPRVGKFTNYTPLTLPIVEVYQQIAEKGILPKPRPLEDRTGGNKNLYCDYHKGYGHLTQDCFDLKDALEQAIREGKLAAFSHLIREPRRRYRDQGEEGKTHSAKRRQEPEDGDHGLTVINVVTAKNAAPRSRSAHKKDAKILSISSSSTRNSKKPPFISFGPEDQWFDDAPENPPMVITARVGTGLVKRILVDTGADSNIMFRNVFDALGLRDADLTTHQHGIIGLGDHFIKPDGVISLPISVGQS; encoded by the coding sequence ATGGAAGTCGCGCTGGGTCCCGGAGACCAAGCCCGAGGAGCCGGAGCGGAGGGGGCAGCCTCCGTCGCCTCACTAAGGGGGCGGCGGAGGTCCCCCCAGCAACACACAGAACAGCACACGAGGACACGACCCTTCGGGGGAACGGGCGGCGATAGCGCCAtaataatgcaggagctacgCCATAGGGTCCAGAACCTAGAGCGACAGTTGGCCGACCAGGAGCGGGACGGACGAACCACCGATCCCAGTTACACCCCATCCCCCGAAAGCGAAGAGGGAAACTCCCACCAAAGCCGCCCGCGGCGTACCTCCGCGTCCCGAACGGAAGCGGAGAGCACGCGCGAGGAGTCTCCGATCCCGAGAAGACGAAATGACACGATCATCTACTCACGGGGCAGGTTAACCCGCCGAGCGGCACGAGATCGAGAAGACGAGGAAAGGAGATCCGCGAGGACACGACAACCTGTGATAATGGGCGCCACCCCATTCCACCGATCTATCCTCGAAGTCCGGTTGCTGAAACACttcgacaaaccaacggacatgaggtacgaCGGAATTCAAGACCCTCTAGAACACCTCACGGCCTTCGAGGCCAGGATGAATCTGGAGGGAGTAGGGGACGAGGTAAGATGCCGTGCCTTCCCGGTAACCTTAGCGGGACCCGCGATCAGGTGGTTTAACGGCCTCCCGCAGGGATCCATCTACAGTTTCTCGGACATCAGCCGTGCATTCCTGGCCCAATTTACAACACGAATAGCAAAGGCAAAGCACCCGATCAACCTTCTGGGGGTAACCCAGAGACAAGGAGAGCCGACCAGGAGGTACCTGGATCGGTTCAACGATGAATGCTTGGAAATCGATGGCCTAACCGATTCGGTGGCCAGTCTTTGCCTGACGAACGGCCTCCTCAACGAGAACTTCCGAAAACATCTTACCACGAAACCAGTTTGGACGATGCACGAGATCCAGACGGTAGCCAAAGAGTACATAAATGACGAGGAAGTCAGCCGAGTTGTGGCTGCCAACAAACGGCAGTCCAGCTACAATCAACCCCGGCAACAGGGCAACGGGGAAAGGCTAAAGGAACAAACCAGGGAAGAGGCGCCAAACAAGGCACCAAGGACGTTCCCCCGAGTCGGGAAATTCACCAACTACACTCCGCTCACTCTTCCCATCGTGGAGGTTTACCAACAAATAGCCGAGAAAGGAATCCTGCCGAAGCCCCGACCACTCGAGGACCGCACTGGAGGGAACAAAAACCTCTATTGCGATTACCACAAAGGCTACGGTCACCTAACGCAGGACTGTTTTGACCTAAAAGATGCACTAGAACAAGCGATAAGGGAAGGTAAACTAGCAGCATTCTCCCACCTAATCAGGGAGCCAAGGAGACGTTATCGCGACCAAGGCGAAGAAGGCAAAACCCATTCGGCAAAGCGCCGACAAGAGCCAGAAGACGGAGATCACGGTCTCACTGTGATAAACGTGGTGACGGCCAAAAACGCCGCACCCAGATCCAGATCGGCACACAAGAAAGACGCAAAGATATTGTCGATCTCCTCCTCGTCGACGCGAAACTCTAAGAAGCCTCCATTCATTTCTTTCGGCCCGGAAGACCAATGGTTCGACGACGCCCCGGAAAATCCACCCATGGTCATCACGGCCAGAGTGGGAACCGGTCTCGTCAAACGCATCCTTGTTGACACGGGGGCGGACTCGAACATCATGTTCCGCAATGTATTCGACGCACTGGGACTAAGGGACGCCGATTTGACGACTCACCAACACGGGATCATTGGTTTGGGCGACCATTTCATCAAACCGGACGGAGTAATATCCCTGCCAATCTCAGTGGGACAATCCTAG
- the LOC110281620 gene encoding transcription factor BOA-like, which yields MNVPNLTRENVASHLQKYRIFLRKIAEKGIIAGISDRTLRSRFAAELPIKMIRALQALYEKLKNNNNFGTPLPISLIQALLDYHHPYNPNFPYLIPTNNNTALNQVMSLGVAPQFLGPKAPIGNANNNTMIHHQLPIYAPYDPL from the exons ATGAATGTGCCTAACTTGACTAGGGAAAATGTTGCCAGTCACTTGCAG AAATACCGAATATTTCTGAGAAAAATTGCAGAGAAAGGGATAATTGCAGGAATATCTGATAGAACACTAAGGTCAAGGTTCGCTGCTGAGCTTCCAATTAAGATGATCAGAGCGTTACAAGCCTTATATGAGAagcttaaaaataataataattttggaACCCCCTTACCCATTTCATTGATCCAAGCTCTCCTTGATTACCATCACCCTTACAACCCTAATTTTCCTTACCTCATTCCAACCAATAATAACACAGCCTTGAACCAAGTCATGAGTCTTGGAGTTGCACCCCAATTCCTTGGACCAAAAGCTCCTATTGGTAATGCCAACAACAACACTATGATCCACCATCAGCTTCCAATTTATGCTCCATATGATCCA CTATGA
- the LOC110281833 gene encoding uncharacterized protein LOC110281833 produces MMNAAPSCYPSVPPAGIHNQMKYNYGVQGHGGFNGVGVGGATTNAVPIPIPISNNHYNSNVNGFEFMDGAPINNVNVGAFGNNGNYPASVQGCYVPPGFYAPPPSPECYGSPSHPPRTGYYAPPPPPPATAANNNLTIIDELSAMLLHHAAAQKNSGGIQDQDLPPLVESPCDSNEEHSKNASAINEDQSILDDDYVLSNLLFMLEDMHILKEYDQAAEKQDGKEFFKPHLSTSSNVVQSPEQVGGNQVPDDFFDFSGSANLIQQISGNVIVPSNGNNMNLSTETTSKTSNNYSPIQGDNEFLDIEISDEMFTTTNNGSPITSNYSVSKQDWDKTLIELMFGNQAN; encoded by the exons ATGATGAATGCTGCTCCTTCTTGTTACCCTAGTGTTCCCCCTGCAGGGATTCACAATCAAATGAAGTATAATTATGGTGTCCAAGGCCATGGAGGGTTCaatggtgttggtgttggtggtgcAACTACTAATGCTGTTCCTATTCCTATTCCCATTTCCAATAACCACTATAATAGTAATGTTAATGGATTTGAATTCATGGATGGAGCTCCTATCAATAATGTAAATGTGGGAGCTTTTGGGAATAATGGAAATTATCCTGCTTCGGTTCAAGGATGTTATGTTCCTCCTGGATTCTatgctcctcctccttctccggAATGTTATGGTTCTCCTTCTCATCCTCCTCGTACCGGATATTATGCTCCTCCGCCGCCTCCTCCTGCAACCGCGGCTAACAATAATCTAACAATTATTGATGAACTTTCGGCAATGTTGCTGCATCATGCAGCAGCACAAAAGAATTCAGGAGGGATCCAAGACCAAGATTTGCCTCCGCTAGTTGAAAGCCCTTGCGACAGCAATGAAGAACACTCTAAAAATGCAAGTGCAATCAATGAGGATCAGAGTATTCTAGATGATGATTACGTTCTTTCCAACCTTCTCTTCATGCTAGAGGACATGCATATTCTTAAAGAG TATGACCAGGCAGCCGAGAAACAAGACGGCAAAGAATTTTTTAAGCCTCACTTATCCACTTCTTCTAATGTGGTGCAATCTCCTGAACAG GTTGGAGGGAACCAAGTTCCTGATGACTTTTTTGACTTTTCTGGCTCGGCTAATCTTATTCAACAG ATTTCTGGAAATGTGATTGTTCCATCCAATGGAAACAACATGAATCTGTCAACTGAGACGACTtcaaaaacaagcaacaactaTAGTCCAATTCAG GGCGATAATGAATTTCTGGATATTGAAATCTCTGATGAGATGTTCACCACTACAAACAATGGCTCTCCAATAACAAGTAACTACTCAGTTTCAAAGCAG GATTGGGACAAGACCCTCATTGAACTCATGTTTGGGAATCAAGCAAACTAA
- the LOC107490885 gene encoding uncharacterized protein LOC107490885, whose protein sequence is MLVTQSRQKSYADQRRKPLEFEEGEHVFLSVTPTTGVGRAIKMKKLNPCYMGPFEIMKRIGPVAYRIALPPHLLNLHDVFHVSQLRKYTLDAGHVLELESVQVREDLTLPVLPVRINDTSIKRLRRKEVSLVKVPWSQVGIEEHTWELESDMRKDYLHLFSGN, encoded by the coding sequence ATGCTTGTCACTCAGAGTCGTCAGAAGAGCTATGCTGATCAAAGGCGGAAGCCTTTAGAatttgaagaaggagagcatgtGTTTTTGAGTGTTACTCCAACAACCGGAGTGGGTAGAGCAATCAAGATGAAGAAACTGAATCCCTGTTACATGGGTCCATTTGAAATTATGAAGAGGATTGGACCGGTAGCCTATAGGATTGCCTTACCGCCACATCTTTTGAACCTGCACGACGTATTTCatgtgtcgcagcttcggaagtataCTCTCGATGCAGGTCATGTTCTGGAACTAGAATCGGTTCAAGTAAGAGAAGATCTGACGCTTCCAGTACTCCCGGTTAGGATCAACGACACCAGCATCAAGCGATTGCGCAGAAAGGAAGTATCATTGGTGAAAGTACCTTGGAGTCAGGTTGGAATTGAAGAACATACTTGGGAACTTGAATCGGATATGCGGAAGGACTACCTACACCTCTTTTCAGGTAactaa